The Gordonia crocea genome segment CTCTCCAGCTTCTTGCGTTTGGCCAACCATTCGTCGAGGAAAGCGCCCTGGTTCGGTGGCTTCCCCTTGACGGCCACATTCTCCGGGTACTCGACGTCCGGGTCGAGGGGTCGCACGTCGAGATGCCCGACCCCGTTCCAGGTGGCGCGCATCAGCGCGGCGGGATCGACCCGCTCGCACGCTTCCCGGACCGCGTCCACCACCATCGTGAACGGCTGCGGCGCCACCACGGCCGACGCGTTGCGGGTGACGATGCTGTGGAAGGTCGCCAGGTTCGCCAACGTCGCGGCGTCCAGTTGGCCGCCGGTCGCCCGCACGTGTTCGGCCACGTGCGGACCCGAGGCGCGAAACACCACCGAGGTGCCGACGTTGCCGCTCAACGCCTCGGCAACCTCCGGGGCGAGCTGCCCGAGGTATTGGTGGGCCGCCGTCACCGACAGGCCGAACTTGCGCCCCTCGGACAGCATGTTCACCAGTGAGCCGGCCATCACCGCGTGCGCCTCGTCGACGATGACGTGGAACCGCCGGTCGGTGTCGCGGTTCATCGCGGCCACCCAGAACCGGTTGAGCAGCAGGTAGCCCAGCAGCCGCGACGCCGCCAATCCGATCTGGCCTTTCGCGAGATCGACAAGGATGATCCGCCCACCATCCATCGCGCCGACCGGATCGTAGGCGTCGTAGCCCGACCCGAGGATGGCCCG includes the following:
- a CDS encoding type IV secretion system DNA-binding domain-containing protein; amino-acid sequence: VVRADDLEHPIPLNPLAAADDAALATAISDMGEMFYELFDPKRTGIVGPRFVDRISAGLRGLVTLRGRRASLLDVPLIFDHKGMREALMKAQTDPREVLWWRNEVRNQKSSEYGDLVGWVNSKFESFTGSPALRAILGSGYDAYDPVGAMDGGRIILVDLAKGQIGLAASRLLGYLLLNRFWVAAMNRDTDRRFHVIVDEAHAVMAGSLVNMLSEGRKFGLSVTAAHQYLGQLAPEVAEALSGNVGTSVVFRASGPHVAEHVRATGGQLDAATLANLATFHSIVTRNASAVVAPQPFTMVVDAVREACERVDPAALMRATWNGVGHLDVRPLDPDVEYPENVAVKGKPPNQGAFLDEWLAKRKKLESQAAAQGGKPGGQVDRTVEE